In Nocardia higoensis, one genomic interval encodes:
- a CDS encoding alpha/beta fold hydrolase, with translation MTRLNHHRVGSGEPLVLVHGIGSRWQVWEPVIPALAERFDVIAVDLPGFGGSAPLPHTTVATLTDALAGFLAEEGIDKPHLAGNSMGGYITLQLGARGLARSVTAYSPIGFWDTPGRIWCQQTLGKSLVLMSVLRPVIPRLLDTAAGRTAFLYLVFGRPWALDGQTALETAQGAAGAPGFREALASFADVRFDAIGALADIPVTVAWGNRDILLTYATQSKRARLALPTARHRTLFGSGHTPFYDDPEACVRVLLEQFDAVTD, from the coding sequence ATGACCAGGTTGAACCATCATCGCGTCGGGTCGGGGGAACCTCTGGTCCTGGTCCACGGCATCGGCAGCCGCTGGCAGGTCTGGGAGCCGGTCATTCCCGCGCTCGCCGAGCGGTTCGACGTGATCGCGGTCGACCTGCCCGGCTTCGGCGGATCGGCTCCCCTGCCGCACACCACGGTCGCCACCCTCACCGACGCGCTCGCGGGCTTCCTCGCCGAGGAGGGCATCGACAAGCCGCATCTGGCGGGCAATTCCATGGGCGGCTACATCACGCTGCAACTGGGTGCGCGCGGCCTGGCCCGATCGGTGACGGCCTACTCCCCGATCGGCTTCTGGGACACGCCCGGCCGGATCTGGTGCCAGCAGACGCTGGGCAAGTCGCTGGTGCTGATGTCGGTGCTGCGGCCGGTGATCCCGCGCCTGCTCGACACCGCGGCGGGCCGCACCGCCTTCCTCTACCTGGTCTTCGGCAGGCCGTGGGCGCTCGACGGGCAGACCGCGCTGGAGACCGCGCAGGGCGCCGCGGGAGCTCCGGGATTCCGGGAGGCGCTGGCCTCGTTCGCCGACGTGCGGTTCGACGCCATCGGCGCGCTGGCCGACATCCCGGTCACCGTCGCCTGGGGCAATCGCGACATCCTGCTCACCTACGCCACGCAGAGCAAGCGCGCCCGGCTGGCACTGCCGACCGCACGGCATCGCACCCTGTTCGGCAGCGGGCACACCCCGTTCTACGACGATCCGGAGGCGTGCGTGCGGGTCCTGCTCGAGCAGTTCGACGCGGTGACCGACTAG
- a CDS encoding GNAT family N-acetyltransferase, which translates to MPILGRMCGHGGDGPVGRRSCDTETGSASGSVAALGRVIGRLLFGGSQLASAAAGYPSWFHPKPSLTRWRCAPEEKVVNRRTSNPQRCHDAVTTFVATHVVRANRSSNGALSSWFYTGAPSEELNGVLRLGGAAPHEIEQLRKLFDGVPACWHFWPDIDAPEIPGLLRRRGLELFETEPLMVLADANQVAYRELGQPERIEYVTGAAGLTEWAGLWSGATDTNGLVTGLRQGMDRASTRYLLWREHDEVLGCAAVVSSGVGASLEHIVTRADHRGRGIGTALTRRALALALEAGARRVVLTASPDGEGIYRRLGFVTVGHVERYA; encoded by the coding sequence ATGCCGATACTCGGCCGCATGTGCGGACACGGTGGCGATGGCCCGGTGGGCCGGCGGAGCTGCGACACGGAAACCGGTAGTGCCAGTGGCTCCGTCGCCGCGCTCGGGCGAGTCATCGGGCGGCTGCTGTTCGGCGGGAGCCAGCTTGCCTCGGCTGCAGCGGGATATCCTTCTTGGTTTCACCCGAAGCCCTCCTTGACAAGATGGCGGTGTGCACCCGAGGAGAAGGTCGTGAATCGCCGGACGAGTAACCCCCAGCGGTGCCACGACGCCGTAACTACTTTTGTCGCGACACATGTGGTGCGAGCGAACCGGTCGAGCAATGGCGCGCTGTCGAGCTGGTTCTACACCGGCGCGCCCAGCGAGGAACTGAACGGTGTTCTCCGGCTGGGCGGTGCGGCCCCGCACGAGATCGAACAGTTGCGAAAACTGTTCGACGGCGTGCCCGCATGCTGGCATTTCTGGCCGGACATCGATGCCCCGGAGATACCGGGTCTATTGCGTCGGCGGGGACTGGAGCTGTTCGAAACCGAGCCGCTGATGGTGCTCGCCGATGCGAACCAGGTCGCGTACCGGGAACTCGGACAACCAGAGCGAATCGAGTATGTGACCGGTGCGGCCGGCCTCACCGAGTGGGCGGGCCTCTGGTCGGGTGCCACCGATACCAACGGTCTTGTGACCGGCCTGCGCCAGGGCATGGACCGGGCATCCACCCGCTACCTGCTCTGGCGTGAACACGACGAGGTGCTCGGCTGTGCCGCGGTCGTCAGCAGTGGCGTCGGCGCGTCGCTCGAGCACATCGTGACCCGAGCCGATCATCGCGGACGGGGCATCGGGACCGCGCTGACGCGGCGCGCGCTGGCACTGGCGCTGGAAGCCGGTGCGCGGCGGGTCGTCCTCACTGCGTCCCCGGACGGCGAAGGGATCTATCGACGCCTCGGCTTCGTCACCGTCGGACATGTCGAGCGTTATGCGTGA
- a CDS encoding DUF3556 domain-containing protein — MGFTTAELPPVDPGEFLKKPLTERMRILALHWVDYGFGSARMIQLIYVLKVALISVLTGVALATWTSGVGPFWDVSAWWNQPVVYQKLVLWTVLLEGLGVAGSWGPLAGKFKPMTGGVLFFARPGTIRLRPWRWMPFTKGDTRTVFDVAMYVAFLATLVAAIVAPGVSSASLSEALPDNTSGLVNPALLIAPIALYVLLGLRDKTIFLTARGEQYLPALVFFATLPFVDMIIAAKLLICVVWIGAGVSKFGKHFSNVVPPMVSNGPVVPGKWLKRLNYRDVPRDLRPSKTASFLAHVGGTTVEIITPLVLLFSTNHALSVAGVIMMVIFHAFITSTFPLAVPLEWNVLFAYLSVFLFLGFPNENGYGLADFSTPWLLALIAAALVFFPVLGNLRPDLVSFLPSMRQYAGNWASALWAFAPGAEEKLNTLEHRPTQNQIDQLLAMGYPREVAELTMQQTIAWRSMHSQGRGLFSALYTHIPDIDRWTVREAEFACNSLIGFNFGDGHLHNIDLIEAVQRRVGFAPGEWIIVWVESQAIHEGIQRYQVIDAALGVVERGTWQVGDAVDAQPWLPDGPIPLQVTWRSPNYSGPAPAPAPEMAPQTVS, encoded by the coding sequence ATGGGGTTCACAACAGCAGAACTTCCTCCCGTCGATCCGGGGGAATTCCTGAAGAAACCGCTCACCGAGCGCATGCGGATACTCGCGTTGCACTGGGTGGACTACGGGTTCGGCTCGGCCAGGATGATCCAGCTGATCTACGTGCTCAAGGTCGCCCTGATCTCGGTGCTCACCGGCGTCGCCCTGGCGACCTGGACCTCCGGGGTCGGCCCGTTCTGGGACGTCTCGGCCTGGTGGAACCAGCCGGTGGTCTACCAGAAGCTGGTGCTGTGGACGGTGCTGCTGGAAGGACTCGGCGTAGCCGGTTCGTGGGGACCGCTCGCGGGCAAGTTCAAGCCGATGACCGGCGGCGTGCTGTTCTTCGCCCGGCCGGGCACGATCCGGCTGCGGCCGTGGCGGTGGATGCCGTTCACCAAAGGTGACACCCGCACCGTGTTCGACGTGGCGATGTACGTGGCGTTCCTGGCGACGCTGGTGGCGGCCATCGTGGCGCCGGGCGTGAGCAGCGCGTCGCTGTCGGAGGCGCTGCCGGACAACACCTCCGGCCTGGTGAACCCGGCCTTGCTGATCGCGCCGATCGCGCTCTACGTGCTGTTGGGCCTGCGTGACAAGACGATTTTCCTCACCGCGCGCGGCGAACAGTACCTGCCCGCACTCGTCTTCTTCGCGACGCTGCCGTTCGTGGACATGATCATCGCCGCGAAGCTGCTCATCTGCGTAGTGTGGATCGGCGCGGGCGTGTCCAAGTTCGGCAAGCACTTCAGCAATGTGGTCCCGCCGATGGTCTCCAACGGCCCGGTCGTGCCGGGCAAGTGGCTCAAGCGGCTGAACTACCGCGACGTCCCGCGCGACCTGCGCCCGTCGAAGACGGCCTCGTTCCTGGCCCACGTCGGCGGCACCACCGTCGAGATCATCACCCCGCTGGTGCTGCTGTTCTCCACCAACCACGCGCTGAGCGTGGCCGGGGTGATCATGATGGTGATCTTCCACGCCTTCATCACCTCCACCTTCCCGCTGGCGGTGCCGCTGGAATGGAACGTGCTGTTCGCCTACCTCTCGGTGTTCCTGTTCCTGGGCTTCCCGAACGAGAACGGCTACGGTCTGGCCGACTTCTCGACGCCGTGGCTGCTCGCACTGATCGCCGCCGCGCTGGTCTTCTTCCCCGTGCTCGGCAATCTGCGCCCCGACCTGGTGTCGTTCCTGCCGTCCATGCGGCAGTACGCGGGCAACTGGGCCTCGGCCCTGTGGGCCTTCGCACCCGGCGCCGAGGAGAAGCTGAACACTCTGGAGCACCGTCCGACGCAGAACCAGATCGATCAGCTGCTGGCCATGGGCTATCCGCGCGAGGTGGCCGAGCTGACGATGCAGCAGACCATCGCGTGGCGGTCGATGCACAGCCAGGGCCGCGGACTGTTCTCCGCGCTGTACACCCACATTCCCGACATCGACCGCTGGACGGTGCGGGAAGCGGAGTTCGCCTGCAACTCGCTCATCGGCTTCAACTTCGGTGACGGCCATCTGCACAACATCGATCTGATCGAAGCGGTACAGCGGCGGGTCGGCTTCGCGCCGGGTGAGTGGATCATCGTCTGGGTGGAATCGCAGGCCATCCACGAGGGCATCCAGCGCTACCAGGTCATCGACGCGGCGCTCGGCGTGGTGGAACGCGGCACCTGGCAGGTCGGCGACGCGGTCGACGCGCAGCCGTGGCTGCCCGACGGCCCCATCCCGTTGCAGGTGACCTGGCGGTCGCCGAACTACAGCGGACCGGCTCCGGCTCCGGCTCCGGAGATGGCGCCGCAGACCGTCAGCTGA
- a CDS encoding crotonase/enoyl-CoA hydratase family protein translates to MSQSVLVECRDAITVLTIDRPEARNAVDLATAQAIEAAVDAFEEDADARVLVLTGAGKSFCAGMDLVAASKGEMPMTQKRGPLGITAKPPVKPMISAVEGFALAGGFELALAGDLIVAANDAQFGIPEVKRGLVAAGGGVLRLTQRLPRPIAAELALTGGRISAERLYQLGLINRVTEPGGALDVALELAAEIVAAAPLSVAASKRIIDESPDWTQAEGFAKQGEIALPALFSKDAAEGALAFAEKREPKWQGR, encoded by the coding sequence ATGAGCCAGAGCGTGCTGGTCGAATGTCGTGACGCGATCACCGTTCTCACCATCGACCGCCCCGAAGCCCGCAATGCCGTCGACCTGGCGACAGCGCAGGCGATCGAAGCCGCCGTCGACGCCTTCGAGGAGGACGCCGACGCGCGCGTACTGGTGCTGACCGGCGCGGGCAAGAGCTTCTGCGCGGGCATGGACCTGGTCGCCGCGTCCAAGGGCGAGATGCCGATGACGCAGAAGCGCGGCCCCCTGGGCATCACAGCCAAGCCGCCGGTCAAGCCCATGATCTCGGCCGTCGAGGGTTTCGCGCTGGCCGGTGGTTTCGAACTCGCGCTCGCCGGTGATCTCATCGTCGCCGCGAACGACGCGCAGTTCGGCATTCCCGAGGTCAAGCGCGGTCTGGTGGCCGCGGGCGGCGGCGTGCTGCGACTGACCCAGCGGCTGCCGCGCCCGATCGCCGCCGAACTGGCGCTGACGGGTGGCCGGATCTCCGCCGAGCGGCTGTACCAGCTCGGTTTGATCAACCGGGTCACCGAGCCCGGTGGCGCGCTGGACGTGGCACTGGAGCTGGCCGCCGAGATCGTCGCGGCCGCACCGCTGTCGGTCGCGGCGAGCAAGCGCATCATCGACGAGTCGCCGGACTGGACGCAGGCCGAGGGCTTCGCCAAGCAGGGCGAGATCGCGCTGCCCGCGCTGTTCTCCAAGGACGCCGCCGAGGGCGCGCTCGCGTTCGCCGAGAAGCGCGAGCCGAAGTGGCAGGGTCGCTGA
- a CDS encoding TetR/AcrR family transcriptional regulator codes for MTERVRETQAQRRARTRTRLLDAAVESLVEVGYAGTTTLEVQNRAGVPRGTLQHYFPTKPDLLAGAVEHLAQRRFDQLATEFAAIPPGADRLSAAVELTMDMFSGPSFLAALEIWVGARTDPELRAAFLPYEHRLLEQMHIAVRDLFRAEFPDDPRVPTITEFTIEIVTGLAMRALLTGYAEANRLSRERWVNAVRVLLGGAPANTLLNSRQVGKSDARSVVVGD; via the coding sequence ATGACCGAACGCGTCCGGGAGACGCAGGCGCAGCGCCGCGCGCGCACTCGCACGCGGCTCCTTGACGCGGCCGTCGAGAGCCTGGTGGAGGTCGGCTACGCCGGCACCACCACTCTGGAGGTGCAGAACCGCGCGGGCGTGCCGCGCGGCACTCTGCAGCACTATTTCCCGACCAAGCCGGACCTGTTGGCCGGTGCGGTCGAGCATCTCGCTCAGCGTCGATTCGACCAACTGGCAACGGAATTCGCCGCCATTCCGCCCGGCGCCGACCGGCTGTCGGCGGCGGTCGAGCTGACCATGGACATGTTCTCCGGGCCGTCGTTCCTCGCGGCGCTGGAGATCTGGGTGGGCGCGCGCACCGATCCCGAACTGCGCGCGGCCTTCCTGCCCTACGAGCACCGGCTGCTGGAGCAGATGCACATCGCCGTGCGCGATCTGTTCCGCGCCGAATTCCCCGACGATCCCCGGGTTCCGACGATCACCGAGTTCACCATCGAGATCGTCACCGGACTGGCGATGCGGGCCTTGCTCACCGGTTACGCCGAGGCCAACCGCCTGTCGCGAGAGCGATGGGTGAACGCGGTGCGCGTGTTGCTCGGCGGGGCGCCCGCGAACACCTTGCTCAATTCGCGCCAGGTGGGTAAGTCCGACGCCCGATCGGTGGTCGTAGGCGATTGA
- a CDS encoding thiolase C-terminal domain-containing protein, whose amino-acid sequence MLPAGMDPRTPVLVGVGQSVHRSGEPGLPGPVELAAEALRRAGADSGTGDKLLRAADAVAAVAPVSKPYNDLGAAVATALGASPKHTVQSARFGGDGPQRLVNWAAQAIADGRAEVVLVTGAEAVASGNAAKRAGRTPDWAEEAADAAPNELLGSDKGPNSDMETAAGLWGPIHFYALMENALRGRLGLSEAEHLQRIGGLWSRFSEIAAANPYAWQPQAHTVEQIITATRDNRMVTSPYRKLMVANLSVDQGAGLILCSAAAADAAGVPRDKWVFPHGGATANEVWYVTERADMAASPAIAAAGREALAGAGVGIDDVAHIDLYSCFPIAVEVGAEALGLPIDDPSRPLSLTGGLTFGGGPGNNYGTHGIAAVAEKLRSDPGSYGLSTSLGWYITKHGVGVYSTRPPAQLFRAVEVPTPAATRATAPGYTGPARIESFTIPYNKGHGPDPVDEPDAVIVSALTPEGARTLVRVADSETVAAFIESDPIGAAVDIADGRITLNTERTAE is encoded by the coding sequence ATGCTGCCAGCCGGAATGGACCCACGCACGCCCGTGCTCGTCGGCGTCGGTCAGTCGGTGCACCGTAGTGGTGAACCGGGGCTGCCCGGACCGGTCGAACTCGCCGCCGAAGCGCTGCGCCGCGCGGGTGCCGACAGCGGCACCGGGGACAAGCTGCTGCGCGCCGCGGACGCGGTCGCCGCGGTCGCCCCCGTCAGCAAGCCGTACAACGATCTCGGCGCCGCGGTCGCCACCGCGCTCGGCGCCTCGCCCAAACACACCGTGCAGTCCGCCCGCTTCGGCGGCGACGGCCCTCAGCGCCTGGTCAACTGGGCCGCGCAGGCCATCGCCGACGGTCGCGCCGAGGTCGTTCTCGTCACCGGCGCGGAGGCGGTCGCCTCGGGCAATGCCGCCAAGCGCGCGGGCCGCACGCCGGACTGGGCCGAGGAGGCCGCCGACGCCGCGCCGAACGAACTGCTCGGCTCCGACAAGGGCCCGAACTCCGATATGGAGACCGCCGCCGGGCTGTGGGGCCCGATCCACTTCTACGCGCTGATGGAGAACGCCCTGCGCGGTCGACTCGGCCTGAGCGAGGCCGAACACCTCCAGCGCATCGGCGGGCTGTGGTCGCGGTTCTCCGAGATCGCCGCCGCCAACCCCTACGCCTGGCAGCCGCAGGCCCACACGGTCGAGCAGATCATCACGGCCACCCGCGACAACCGCATGGTCACCAGCCCCTACCGCAAGCTGATGGTCGCCAATCTCTCCGTCGACCAGGGCGCGGGCCTGATCCTGTGCAGCGCCGCGGCCGCCGACGCCGCGGGCGTCCCGCGCGACAAGTGGGTCTTCCCGCACGGCGGCGCGACCGCCAACGAGGTCTGGTACGTCACCGAGCGCGCCGACATGGCGGCCTCACCCGCCATCGCCGCGGCGGGCCGGGAAGCGCTGGCGGGTGCGGGCGTCGGCATCGACGACGTCGCGCACATCGACCTGTACTCGTGCTTCCCGATCGCCGTCGAGGTGGGCGCGGAGGCCCTCGGCCTGCCGATCGACGACCCGAGCCGCCCGCTGTCGCTGACCGGCGGCCTGACCTTCGGCGGCGGCCCCGGCAACAACTACGGCACGCACGGCATCGCCGCCGTCGCCGAGAAGTTGCGCTCCGATCCGGGCTCCTACGGCCTGTCCACCTCGCTGGGCTGGTACATCACCAAGCACGGCGTCGGCGTGTACTCCACGCGCCCGCCCGCCCAGCTGTTCCGCGCCGTCGAGGTGCCCACCCCGGCCGCCACCCGCGCCACCGCCCCCGGCTACACCGGGCCCGCGCGGATCGAATCCTTCACCATCCCTTACAACAAGGGACACGGCCCCGATCCGGTCGACGAGCCGGACGCGGTCATCGTCAGCGCCCTGACCCCCGAGGGCGCCCGTACCCTGGTGCGCGTCGCCGATTCCGAAACCGTGGCGGCCTTCATCGAATCGGACCCGATCGGCGCCGCCGTCGATATCGCCGACGGCCGGATCACCCTGAACACCGAGAGGACTGCCGAATGA
- a CDS encoding phytoene desaturase family protein, whose product MSTAIVVGSGPNGLAAAVVLARAGVEVTVLEGADEIGGGTRSSEAIVPGLLHDHCSAIHPMAVGSPFLRGLDLERYGLSWAWPDIDCAHPLDDHSAGVLVRSVGETAAGLGRDARAWRLLFERTAADYDRMSADIMRPLLRIPRHPIALARFGLPALAPATMLARVFRTEQAKALFGGVAAHAFHPLHRPLSASIGLGILTAGHTYGWAVARGGSQRIADAMAAALGDLGGKIETGVPVRSVSDLPPADMTMWDVSPTAVADILGHRLSPRINKAYHRFRYGPGAFKVDFAVEGGVPWSAEAARRAGTVHLGGGFAEIAATERDIHRGRMPERPFVLVGQQYLADPQRSAGDIHPVWTYAHVPHGYTGDATAAIIDQMERFAPGFRDRIVGTAVRSTTEFARYNPNYVGGNIMTGAKDIPQLVFGPRTTLQPYDIGLPGHYLCSAATPPGPGAHGMCGVNAAHRALRRWGPKEVGVHGAPPIPADSNADHA is encoded by the coding sequence ATGAGCACCGCCATCGTGGTCGGCAGCGGTCCCAACGGCTTGGCCGCGGCAGTCGTCCTGGCCCGGGCCGGGGTGGAGGTCACCGTGCTGGAGGGCGCCGACGAGATCGGCGGCGGCACGCGCAGTAGTGAGGCCATCGTGCCGGGCCTGCTGCACGATCATTGCTCGGCCATCCACCCGATGGCGGTGGGTTCTCCCTTCCTGCGCGGCCTGGACCTCGAGCGCTACGGATTGTCCTGGGCCTGGCCGGACATCGACTGCGCCCACCCGCTCGACGATCACAGCGCGGGCGTGCTGGTCCGCTCCGTCGGCGAGACCGCGGCCGGCCTGGGCCGCGACGCCCGCGCCTGGCGCCTGCTGTTCGAACGCACAGCCGCCGACTACGACCGGATGAGCGCCGACATCATGCGCCCCCTGCTCCGTATCCCTCGCCACCCGATCGCGTTGGCCCGCTTCGGCCTTCCCGCGCTGGCTCCGGCCACGATGCTGGCCAGGGTGTTCCGGACCGAGCAGGCCAAGGCATTGTTCGGCGGCGTGGCGGCGCACGCCTTCCACCCGCTGCACCGGCCGCTCAGCGCGAGCATCGGGCTCGGCATCCTCACCGCCGGCCACACCTACGGTTGGGCCGTCGCCCGCGGCGGATCGCAGCGGATCGCCGACGCGATGGCGGCCGCGCTCGGCGACCTGGGCGGGAAGATCGAAACCGGCGTCCCCGTCCGGTCGGTGTCGGACCTCCCCCCTGCGGATATGACCATGTGGGATGTGTCGCCGACCGCGGTCGCCGACATCCTCGGCCACCGGCTCTCGCCCCGAATCAACAAGGCGTATCACAGATTCCGCTACGGGCCGGGCGCCTTCAAGGTCGACTTCGCGGTCGAGGGCGGCGTGCCGTGGAGTGCAGAAGCCGCGCGTCGGGCGGGCACGGTCCACCTCGGTGGTGGGTTCGCCGAGATCGCGGCGACCGAACGAGACATCCATCGCGGGCGCATGCCCGAACGTCCCTTCGTGCTGGTCGGACAGCAGTATCTGGCCGATCCGCAGCGCTCGGCGGGCGATATCCACCCGGTGTGGACCTACGCCCACGTCCCGCACGGCTACACCGGCGACGCGACAGCGGCCATCATCGACCAGATGGAGCGCTTCGCACCCGGCTTCCGCGATCGGATCGTCGGCACCGCGGTGCGCAGCACCACGGAATTCGCTCGCTACAACCCGAACTACGTCGGCGGCAACATCATGACGGGCGCGAAAGACATCCCCCAGCTCGTGTTCGGCCCGCGAACGACTCTGCAGCCCTACGACATCGGGCTGCCCGGGCACTACCTCTGCTCGGCCGCCACACCCCCCGGCCCCGGCGCGCACGGCATGTGCGGAGTGAACGCCGCGCACCGAGCGCTGCGAAGGTGGGGGCCGAAGGAAGTGGGAGTCCATGGCGCACCGCCTATACCGGCCGATTCGAATGCTGATCACGCATAA
- a CDS encoding class I adenylate-forming enzyme family protein → MQHIVGLPEFRATWHPSGACIADDREQLDNQSFARRVRAAATILHAHGIRQGDVVAVVLPNRLEFAVIMFAAWRLGAAVTPVRPDSTAEEIGYQVRDSAASVVVTVTGEEPGTLAMAEVAGTGVEEGAHEAVTPESDEPALIIYTSGTTGQPKGVVLEHGNVAAMCDMVVKAFGLDDTDHSLLILPLFHVNGIVVSILSPLLAGGRVTIAGRFSASAFFDVVERVRPTYFSAVPSIYAMLVAQPASTVPDMSSLRRVVCGAAPMPAELIGRFESRFGVPIVEGYGLSEGTCASTLNPPAGPRKPGTVGVALPGQTVAIMDPEGRLVADGERGEVVIRGANVMRGYLGRPEATAQTIIDGWLHTGDVGYLDEDGYLVLVDRIKDMIIRGGENIYPKEIENVLHSHPAVLESAVVGAPDPVLGEVPVAYVVTMPEATVDAEELLAHCRASLTRTKVPVSLDITEALPRNAVGKIDKKKLRVLAAAADSTAATADTAIAVAGA, encoded by the coding sequence GTGCAACATATTGTCGGTTTGCCGGAGTTCCGCGCCACGTGGCATCCCAGCGGCGCGTGCATCGCAGACGATCGCGAACAATTGGACAACCAATCCTTCGCCCGCCGGGTGCGGGCGGCGGCGACCATTCTTCACGCCCACGGGATTCGACAGGGCGATGTCGTCGCGGTGGTTCTTCCGAATCGTCTCGAATTCGCCGTGATCATGTTCGCCGCGTGGCGGCTGGGCGCGGCGGTCACGCCGGTGCGGCCGGACTCCACCGCCGAGGAGATCGGCTACCAGGTGCGCGACAGTGCTGCCTCGGTGGTGGTCACCGTGACCGGCGAGGAGCCAGGGACGCTGGCCATGGCCGAGGTGGCGGGCACCGGCGTCGAGGAGGGCGCGCACGAGGCCGTCACGCCGGAGTCGGACGAGCCCGCGCTGATCATCTACACCAGCGGCACCACCGGGCAGCCGAAGGGCGTGGTGCTCGAGCACGGCAACGTCGCGGCCATGTGCGACATGGTGGTGAAGGCGTTCGGCCTGGACGACACCGACCACAGTCTGCTGATCCTGCCGCTGTTCCACGTCAACGGCATCGTCGTGAGCATCCTGTCGCCGCTGCTGGCGGGCGGCCGCGTCACGATCGCCGGGCGGTTCTCGGCCTCGGCCTTCTTCGACGTGGTCGAACGGGTCCGGCCGACCTACTTCTCGGCGGTGCCCTCGATCTACGCCATGCTGGTCGCCCAGCCGGCGAGCACCGTGCCCGACATGTCCTCGCTGCGGCGGGTGGTCTGCGGCGCCGCCCCGATGCCCGCCGAGCTGATCGGCCGCTTCGAATCCCGGTTCGGCGTCCCGATCGTCGAGGGCTACGGATTGTCCGAGGGCACCTGCGCCTCCACGCTCAACCCGCCCGCCGGACCGCGCAAACCGGGCACGGTCGGCGTCGCGCTGCCCGGCCAGACCGTGGCGATCATGGACCCCGAGGGCCGCCTGGTGGCCGACGGTGAACGCGGCGAGGTGGTGATCCGCGGCGCCAATGTGATGCGCGGCTACCTCGGCAGGCCCGAGGCCACCGCGCAGACGATCATCGACGGCTGGCTGCACACCGGCGACGTCGGCTACCTCGACGAGGACGGCTACCTCGTGCTGGTCGACCGGATCAAGGACATGATCATCCGCGGCGGGGAGAACATCTACCCCAAGGAGATCGAGAACGTCCTGCACAGCCATCCCGCGGTGCTCGAGTCCGCGGTGGTCGGCGCGCCCGACCCGGTGCTCGGCGAGGTGCCGGTGGCGTATGTGGTGACGATGCCCGAGGCGACGGTCGACGCCGAAGAACTCCTCGCGCACTGCCGGGCTTCGCTGACCCGCACGAAGGTGCCGGTGTCACTCGACATCACCGAGGCCCTGCCGCGCAACGCGGTGGGCAAGATCGACAAGAAGAAGCTGAGAGTTCTCGCTGCCGCGGCAGACTCCACAGCCGCTACGGCGGATACGGCAATCGCCGTCGCCGGAGCATAG
- a CDS encoding helix-turn-helix domain-containing protein translates to MSAHDHRSAAELGRARQAIEALRGISPDADAVEITVAGTAEPVDLPRAALEPLREILANLAAGRDVTVVPANAELTTQKAAEILGVSRLHLIRLLHEGRIRYRLVGRHRRVLASSLLEYRRGQHGDRGQADEDSAALSEGIFLS, encoded by the coding sequence ATGTCCGCCCATGATCATCGGAGTGCAGCGGAACTGGGCCGAGCCAGGCAGGCGATCGAGGCGCTGCGAGGCATATCCCCGGATGCCGACGCTGTCGAGATCACCGTCGCCGGCACCGCTGAACCCGTCGACCTCCCTCGCGCGGCCCTGGAGCCGCTGCGCGAGATACTGGCGAACCTGGCCGCGGGCCGCGATGTCACAGTGGTCCCCGCGAATGCCGAACTCACCACTCAGAAGGCCGCGGAAATCCTCGGCGTCTCCCGTCTGCACCTCATCAGACTCCTGCACGAGGGACGTATCCGATACCGCTTGGTGGGCAGGCACCGCCGTGTTCTAGCCTCTTCTCTTCTCGAGTACCGGCGCGGTCAGCACGGAGATCGCGGGCAGGCGGACGAAGATTCCGCTGCACTGTCCGAAGGGATCTTCCTGTCCTGA
- a CDS encoding DUF1905 domain-containing protein: MAESRYSFTASVWEHDGEGSWHFLGVPEEVADEIEERYGHRSAGFGAVKVRVRIGATRWSTSLFPSKHLGTYILPVKKAVRVAEQLVDGSRTEVEIEIAI, from the coding sequence GTGGCTGAGTCGCGTTATTCGTTCACGGCGTCGGTGTGGGAGCACGACGGGGAGGGGTCCTGGCACTTTCTCGGCGTGCCGGAGGAGGTGGCCGACGAGATCGAGGAACGCTACGGTCACCGCAGCGCCGGGTTCGGCGCGGTGAAGGTGCGGGTGCGGATCGGTGCCACCCGCTGGTCCACCTCGCTGTTCCCCAGCAAGCATCTCGGCACCTACATCCTGCCCGTGAAGAAGGCGGTGCGGGTCGCCGAGCAGCTGGTCGACGGCTCGCGGACGGAAGTGGAGATCGAGATCGCGATCTGA